Part of the Janibacter endophyticus genome is shown below.
TAGCCCGGCGTGATGACGACGGAGTCGGCGTCCTTGAGCAGCTCGGCGGCCCCCTCGGCCTGGATCTCGCGGTGCTCGCCGTAGTCCTTCTCCTCGCCGACGACACCGCCGTCGGAGCCGAAGCCACCGGCGATGACGGAGACGAAGGAGCGGTTCATGGCCTTGCACATGATGTAGCTGAGGTAGGCGCCCGAGGAGCCGACGAGCGCACCGGTGATGATGAGCAGGTCGTTGCCGAGGAGGAAGCCCGCCGCGGCCGCGGCCCAGCCGGAGTAGCTGTTGAGCATCGAGACGACGACCGGCATGTCGCCGCCGCCGATGGAGGCGACGAGGTGCCAGCCGAGGAAGAGCGCGGCGACCGTGACGATGCCGAGCAGCAGCTGGCGCAGGAAGGTCTCGTCGTGCGGGGTGAGCACGTAGACGACCGTGAGGACGACGAAGCCGACGATGATCCCGAGGTTCAGCAGGTGACGACCCGGCAGGACCATCGGCGCGGACTTCATCTTCGCCGAGAGCTTGAGGTACGCGACGATCGAGCCGGTCAGCGTGACCGCACCGATGAAGACGCCGATGAAGACCTCGGCGTCGTGGATCTTCGGGTAGGCCGAGTTCTCGTACGAGGAGTTCCACCCGACGAGCACGGCCGCGAGACCGACGAAGGAGTGCAGCAGCGCGATGAGCTCCGGCATGCCGGTCATCTCGACCTTGCGCGCCTTGGCGATGCCGATGACGGCACCGATGGCCATCGCGGCCCCGATGAGGGCCAGGCCGAGCACGCCCGACCCCTCCGTCTCGACGCCGCCGTGGCCGACGCCGAGGGTGGCCGCGAGGATCGTGATGACGAGGGCGATCGTCATGCCGATGACGCCGTAGCGGTTGCCCGCGCGGGCGGTCTCGTGCTTGGACAGGCCCGCGAGGGCGAGGATGAAGAAGAGGCCGGCGACGATGTACGCGCCTTGCTGCAGGGTCAGGGGCATCATCGGACGGAGTCCTCTCGCTTGAACATCTCGAGCATGCGCCCGGTCACGGTGAAGCCTCCGAAGACGTTGATGCTGGCCACGAGGATCCCGATGAAGGCCAGCACGGAGATCCAGACGCTCTTGTCCGGCTGACCCACCTGGAGGAGGGCGCCGACGAGGATGATGCCGCTGATCGCGTTGGTCACCGACATCAGCGGCGTGTGCAGCGCGTGGTGCACGTTGCCGATGACGTAGAAGCCGATGACGACCGAGAGCATGAAGACCATGAAGTGCCCGAGGAAGGGCGCGGGCGAGAAGGCGGCGAGCGCGAGGAAGGCGAGCGCGGCCGCACCCATGAGACCGAGCTTGGTCCCGGCGCTCATCGGCTCCTTGACCGGCTTCGGCTCAGGAGGGGTCGGCGCGGCGACTGCGCCCGCAGAGGCCGCGGAGACCTGCACCGGCGGCGGGGGCCAGAGGGTCTCGGCGTCCTTGGTCACCGTCATGCCGCGGACGACGACGTCGTCCATGTCGAGGACGAGCTGGCCGTCCTTCTCCGGGGTGGTGAGCTTGAGCAGGTTGACGATGTTCGTGCCGTAGAGCTGGCTGGCCTGCGTGGGCAGGCGGCCCGCGAGGTCGGTGTAGCCGATGATCGTCACGCCGTTGGCCGTGACGACCTTCTGGTCCGCGACCGCGCCGGCCACGTTGCCGCCGTTGCTGGCCGCCATGTCGACGATGACCGAGCCCGGCTTCATCGAGGCGACCATCTCCTCGGTGATGAGGCGCGGCGCCGGACGACCCGGGATGAGCGCCGTGGTGATGATGATGTCGACGTCCTTGGCCTGCGCCGCGTAGAGCTCGGCGGACTTGCGGTTGAACTCCTCGCCAGCCTCCTTCGCGTAGCCGTCGGAAGATCGGCCCTCCAGCGCAGTGTCTTCTAGGTCGATCTCGAGGAACTCGGCGCCCATCGACTCGACCTGCTCGGCGACCTCGGGGCGCACGTCGAAGGCGCGCACGATCGCGCCGAGGCTGCCGGCGGTGCCGATCGCGGAGAGGCCGGCCACACCGGCGCCGCAGACGAGGACCTTCGCCGGCGGGACCTTGCCCGCCGCGGTGACCTGGCCGGTGAAGAGGCTGCCGAACTCGTTGGCGGCCTCGATGACGGCGCGGTAGCCGGCGATGTTGGCCATCGAGGAGAGCACGTCGAGGGACTGGGCGCGCGAGATGCGCGGCACGGCGTCCATCGCCAGGGTTGTCACACCCTGCTCGCGGAGGCGCTCGACGAGCTCGGGGTTGAGCGCCGGCGAGAGCAGCGAGGCGATGGCCGACCCCGGGCGCATGCGGGCGATCTCGGCCTCCGTCGGGGCGTTGACCTTCGCGATGATGTCGCTGGCCCAGACCTCGTCGGCGGGCGCGAGGCGCGCCCCGGCGTCGACGTAGGACTGGTCCGGGTAGCTCGACAGCGCGCCTCCACCGGGCTCGACGACCACGTCGTAGCCGAGCTTGACGATCTGCTCGACGGTCTTCGGGGTCGCCGCGACACGGGTCTCACCCGCCTTCGACTCCGC
Proteins encoded:
- the pntB gene encoding Re/Si-specific NAD(P)(+) transhydrogenase subunit beta, producing MMPLTLQQGAYIVAGLFFILALAGLSKHETARAGNRYGVIGMTIALVITILAATLGVGHGGVETEGSGVLGLALIGAAMAIGAVIGIAKARKVEMTGMPELIALLHSFVGLAAVLVGWNSSYENSAYPKIHDAEVFIGVFIGAVTLTGSIVAYLKLSAKMKSAPMVLPGRHLLNLGIIVGFVVLTVVYVLTPHDETFLRQLLLGIVTVAALFLGWHLVASIGGGDMPVVVSMLNSYSGWAAAAAGFLLGNDLLIITGALVGSSGAYLSYIMCKAMNRSFVSVIAGGFGSDGGVVGEEKDYGEHREIQAEGAAELLKDADSVVITPGYGMATAQAQYAVADLTSKLRAKGVDVRFGIHPVAGRLPGHMNVLLAEAKVPYDIVLEMDEINDDLGSTDVVLVIGANDTVNPAAAEDPTSPIAGMPVIEVWNAKDVIVFKRSMATGYAGVQNPLFFKDNTQMLFGDAKAKVEDIIKAL
- a CDS encoding Re/Si-specific NAD(P)(+) transhydrogenase subunit alpha; translated protein: MQLGVPAESKAGETRVAATPKTVEQIVKLGYDVVVEPGGGALSSYPDQSYVDAGARLAPADEVWASDIIAKVNAPTEAEIARMRPGSAIASLLSPALNPELVERLREQGVTTLAMDAVPRISRAQSLDVLSSMANIAGYRAVIEAANEFGSLFTGQVTAAGKVPPAKVLVCGAGVAGLSAIGTAGSLGAIVRAFDVRPEVAEQVESMGAEFLEIDLEDTALEGRSSDGYAKEAGEEFNRKSAELYAAQAKDVDIIITTALIPGRPAPRLITEEMVASMKPGSVIVDMAASNGGNVAGAVADQKVVTANGVTIIGYTDLAGRLPTQASQLYGTNIVNLLKLTTPEKDGQLVLDMDDVVVRGMTVTKDAETLWPPPPVQVSAASAGAVAAPTPPEPKPVKEPMSAGTKLGLMGAAALAFLALAAFSPAPFLGHFMVFMLSVVIGFYVIGNVHHALHTPLMSVTNAISGIILVGALLQVGQPDKSVWISVLAFIGILVASINVFGGFTVTGRMLEMFKREDSVR